AAGGGTACTCATACTCCCAAGTTCAAGCCATCCCTGGTCTTATGTTATTGGTAAATTCTTTTTATCTAAAAACCTGATAAGCAAAGTTTTCGGTTCAGTGATGGAATAACATCAATTTGTTCTTTGTGAACAGATGTTTCTGTCATTGCTATTGTGCCCCTTCAACATATGCTACCGGTCTAGTCGTTACCGATTCCTTTGTGTGATAAGAAACATCATTTTGTCACCTCTATATAAGGTAAAATCCATTTTAATAATGTTTCTTATGATAGTTTCATAGGCTTAACCAAATCATCTGCTTAACTGAATATGCTATCTTGTCTCTGCAGGTTGTGATGCTTGATTTCTTCATGGCTGATCAACTCTGTAGTCAGGTAGGTTTTGGGTTCTTACTGAAATTTCTGATAGTATCAAACTCAATAGCTCAATATAGATGCATAATATTCTTGGTAATGAAACAGGTGCCAATGCTTAGGAACCTTGAGTATGTGGCATGTTACTACATAACTGGAAGCTTCAAAAACCAGGACTATGGCTACTGCATGAGGACCAAGCATTACCGCGATTTTGCCTATGCTGTGTCCTTCCTGCCCTACTACTGGAGAGCTATGCAGGTATACAATTAAGCTCTAGCCCATTATTCaacttttctatttattttgtagCAATTAGAGTCCTTGAGATTAAGCAATTCGCTTAATTGGCTGTGCAGTGTGCCAGGCGATGGTTCGACGAAGGACAGACAAGCCACCTTGTGAATCTAGGCAAGTATGTATCAGCAATGTTAGCAGCAGGAGCAAAAGTGGCCTATGAAAAGGAAAGGAGTGTTGGATGGCTGTGTCTTCTTGTGATTATGTCAAGTGCTGCAACAGTGTACCAATTGTATTGGGACTTTGTAAAGGATTGGGGTTTGCTTCAAATCAATTCCAAGAACCCTTGGCTAAGGAATGATTTAATGCTTCGTCGAAAGTTCATTTACTACTTCTCCATGGTATATATTATCCTCCCTTTTTCAGCAGAACAAGATTCATAGGAATTTAATTGCCATCCTCAGCCAATCTCCCAGAAATGGCTGACCAGCTACCAACTCAGTATATTGGATTGGCACCCACCAAGTTATTCTGTTCTCTGATTTAAAAATCAACTTGCCCATTTCAATTTAGATTAATCAGGATAAGATGTCAGGATGAGGACAATGAACATATTCCTTATGAAAGGATTGATAATACCATTAACGAACAGAACAAGATTCCCAACCAATAGAGCTAGCTTATCACAGACAAACAAGAAAACAGAATTAGTGGTGTCTGAAAATAAGGACACACTGCAGATGCAGTTTCTATTTCATTACAGTTCATTTCAGTTCCGAAAGCAAACTCTAAAAACAAATTTTGTTATTTCATGCAGGGATTGAACCTTATCCTCAGGCTTGCTTGGTTACAGACAGTTCTGCATTCAAATTTTGGACATGTAGATTACAGAGTAACTGGGCTGTTTTTGGCTGCCCTTGAAGTGATTAGAAGAGGACAGTGGAATTTTTACAGGTATTTTGTCAATTCTGTCAGGCCTTCATTTTCATCAGGTGTAATAAATGTAAGTCTAATGGGGAATTGTCTGAATGGTCCAGGTTGGAGAATGAGCATCTAAATAATGCTGGAAAATTTAGAGCCGTTAAAACGGTACCACTTCCTTTTCATGAAGTGGATGGAGAAGACTGATGCCCATTAGCAGCAGTTGATTACAGAATTCGATTCAGGTCAAggatatttttcaaccaaaattTTCCAATAGGAACCTTAATGTCATTGCATGATTTGTTGTAACAACACACATCAACTTGTTCATTATTGTTCCATGGATATTGGAAAAGAAAATGGTTCATACTTGTATACAGAATTttcttgcaaaaaaaaaaaaaaaagatcacaAGTCCTTGCCTTCCTGCGAATAAATTTGTTAGCTCTACTTGTTTGTATATTGATTCTTGCTCCAGAAGAGGACCTTGTTAATGAAAATGATCTGGTAAATCCAATTAATGTTGATGTTCAACTCTTTGATGCATTGAAATCCCTGCTTCTGAAAGATTTGCTCTAGCAGAATCAACAACTTCACAATCCACTTCTGCAACAAGCAACAGCAGACTGAGGCAGTGTAATTACATGATATGCACAGTTCATTGAGTTGCAGTTTGCAATTGAAtccgttaaaaataaataaataaataattctgAAATTACTGCGCAAAATACCAAAggaaactaataaaaataacaataataaaaaaccttttttttttgaaatgattaGGCCCATAACAACACAAATCTCCTTGAATTTTCAATTGAAAGCATCTCTAATGGCTTCATTCAGTAATTGCAGTTTCTCACGCGGCACTTCTCTTTCCAATTTCCCACGCTAAAACCTCACCAACCCATCAATTCCCTTCCCTGCACAAACTTCTTCAAACCCTTTTCTTCCTCCAGTTGCTACCGTAGCTTCTCGCTTCCCAGGTCTCTCGTGCAAAACCCTTTCACTTTTCCTAAATTTGCCTCTTTAAAGTTTCAAACTTTGCTACTGAACTTTGAGAATAAAacttctcttaatttttttccaGGCAGAAAATctctctaaaaaaattaatattaccgAAACGCTCGTACCTGCTAGTGGAGGTTACTGGTTTGGTGGATGACAATCCTGAGACATACCCAGAAGCAGAACCCAGCGATTCGAATACGGTATATGGTTTTGAACGCATTCTTTCTGCTTAATCAGTTAAATTTCGGTTGCTTTTGGTGATGGGTATATTTTTCAAGGTTGAGCCATGGTGGCTTTTGATGGGATGAGTCATGTTTCACAATTTGGTAGTTTTGAGCAATGCCGTTCGATATAATAACAAGTAAATATTTAGTTGCAATTTGCTGCTTCTCAGCATGAATGTGAAGTCCTTGGTTTTCCAGTTCGCAATATCTGGAGAGATCGACTGTTCTGttgctattttattttactGAGTATATGAAAATTCAGTTAATCCTTAATTTTGAAAACTAATTACTAATTAGTCTCTATTAATTtcattaagtattttattatttaacccaTATCTATTACATCTGAAAGAACTGTCCTTAATGAACTTCCTGCACAAATCATGAGCTGCTCTGATTAGCTCCCTTtctaaaaaaggaaaattaaacAAGAGGAATGTCCTGTCCCATGGTCAAGATACTACCTGTGGAATTTTACCCCCTGCAGAGATACTATCCTTTTTCTCAAGATCTTCTTTCACCATACTTGCATTTCTTTGTTGCTTCTAGGTTCACAGAATCACAGATGACATCTGACACAAAACTGCCTAGAAGGAGGTTGCTTGTGCAATTTACTTGTAATGAATGTGGGGAAAGAACTTAGAGGCTCATAAACCGATTAGCCTATGAACGGGGTCTAGTTTACGTCCAGGTAGATTTTGTTGACTGTAATTGATGGAATGCTAGTAATATGTTTCTTGATGATGGCAAAGCTCTTGAacattctttcttttctttttttatgtatttttttacaTAAACCAGAGATGCAACTGTTAGCTTTTGCTTGCAGATGAATATGTTACTATCCATCATTTCTGGGAAAGTCAGAACCTAAGACTTGCAATACTTAGCCTTCTGTGTTTTATCTTCATATTATCAGCCGCCAAGATTTAATATTGTATCAATTTAGGACAAGGAGAACCTTCACAGGTATATGAAGCAATGAAAAATGATGAAAAGTCCacttttataagaaaattttgttaattttaattggGATTAATGTTTCTGGGAAATGATAGTTTTAAGTTCAGTATGACAATATTCTTGCTATTTGTCTGGCAATGACAATTGGACTACCATGTGACAATTTATATGCTGTGGAACTAactgtatttatatttttttgcatCTACCCTTTTAAATAGTTCTAAATTTCTGTATCAGTGGAGACATGGTATTGAGTTTCTATTACTTGGGAATTTCAGGGAAGAAACAGTTTCTGTTCCGAAACAATCCAACTGAAACTGATAGATTATCTGTTTTACAGTTTCACTTTGTTTTATGGGTTATCTATGCCATTATTATCTAGATGAATAATTTTGTGTAACTGGAAATTCTTTTCTGCCTGCATTATGCTTCAGACCAAATTCATCAGACGattttgatatatattttacaaagacttttttttttggaaCAATTTCAGAACgatttttttttacttcttcTATTGGTTTCATTAATAGACTGACTAGCCTAATAGTGTTAAACTTCTGTATTGCAAGTGTGCTTGCAGCTGTAATAGTTTAAAATCTTGTTCAATTGACCACCAAGGTTTGCTTTTTATTAGTGTGCAGGGTGTGAAAGATATCACAAATTAGCTGATAATCTTGGTCTCATAATTGAGTATGATTTTCTGGAGGAGATAACTGAGAATCAAAAACCCATCAAGTTTGATAAGTGACAATGAATTCCAGTATCTATGCTGTTTTCCTATTTAGATAGTTTTGTCTGTGGTTGTAATTCAAACTTCATCTTTATTATATGTTCTgtaaaaactgaaaaataaaatacaaaaatgtGGAGAATCCATTGGCATGCCTCTTACAtcataatttcattttatatgaattttaaattgttatttatgttgTACATATAAATTGTCTCTCTTCAATATCAAATTGCTAAAAATTGTAGCCTGTAACAAGCAGCAAAAAGCAAATTGCTATTGTCCTTGCCCACATTCCTGGTCTTCCTCCCAGCGGATACATTGCATTTCCTCCATTCTATAAGCCAAAACAAAATGCAAGAgaactattatttttaaaatgatttaatgttAACCAGTATTGTTATGAGAAATATTTTGAAAGTTGTTCTATCAGTAATTTAGATGCAAGTGTTTGTGTAATGTACCGTAATTGGGGAGGGTGCAGGAGCTGTATCCTCTGAATCTGTTACTGGGGTAGGTGGGGCTGGTGGGGCTGGTGGGCTGGGAGGAATTGGTGATGGAGCTGGTGAATGATGATGCTTCTTGTGCTTGTgccttcttttcttcttgtgGTGCTTGGGTGGAGGTGgtgcatgtggaggcactaaTTCTGGGGTTGGAGCCAGTGGTGGAGGAGCTGGTGCTGGTGCTGGTGTTGGTGTGGGTGCTGGTGCTGGTGCTGGTGTTGGTGTGGGTGCTGGTGCTGGTGTTGGTGTGGGTGTTGGTGCTGGTGCTGGTGTTGGTGTGGGTGTTGGTGCTGGTGCTGGTGTGGGTGTTGGTGTTGGTGCTGGTGCTGGTGCTGGTATGGGTGTTGGTGCTGGTGCTGGCTGTGGCGTTGGTGTTGGTGTTGGCCTTGGCGGTGGCATTGCTGGTGATGGTACTGGTACTTCCTTAGCTGGTGCTGGTGCTGGGGGTGCTCGTGCTGGAGCAGGAGACACATGTGGTGGTGGTAAAGCAGGTGGCAGCATAGCTGGTGGTGGTGGCAGTACAGGTGGATGAGCTGGAGCTACAATTGGAGGAATTTGTGGGGGTTCTGGTGGTGGAATATGAGGTAGGAAAGTCGGGCTGATAGCTGGTGCTACTTTAGGAGTTGGTGATGCTATAGGAGTGATTGCAGCTGGAGGTCTAGCAGCACTTACTGGTGATTTTACTGGCACAGTTGGTGTGGTCGTCGGCAGGGGCATGGTGGTAGTTGGCGGAGGTGTGATGGTAGTAGCCGGAGGTGCAGTAGGCAAAGCCACCAGTGATGCTGTGGGTGCTTGAGCATTGGAAATAACTAAAGGAAAGCAGATGCAAGCCAAGATGGAAACCAAAAACATTGAATCCATTTTTGCTGTAATGAGAACAAAAGAAATAGTGGTTATATAGAGTTGTAGGCATAAAAGGAATTGTAGCTGCTGTAAAACAAAATGTCTGGTGCAATATTGAAGGGAGAAATGTAGTGTTCATGAGAATGCCAAGTTCCTTCTAATGATTTGGAGTGAGTGAGCAAAACTTCACTAATTTCTGAGAGGCAAATGTGGCAAAATGGGGATGGAAAAGGAAATGAAAGAGAAGCTTTGCAGATGGCAATGCTGGAAACCCTTTTTGCAATAATGATTGAGCAGGATGTTAATCCTAACATAACATAAATATTGGGTAACCAGTAACTCTCAAAGTTTAAGCCAAAAGAAAACAAGGTCAGGTACCCTTTTTCTGGTGTTATTTTCATTTAGCACAGTTTTTGCAAATGATGTAATTTGGAAGCCCATAATGGCCAAtataatcatgcatactctaaTTGCCTCTCAATAGTcaccttattattaaatttcagtATTCACTCATCTCAATTTGTATTAGTAaagtcttttatttttgtttaataagattaattttgttttttttttttaatttccatATTTTTTATGTGATAACTAAATATAACAAcctttttaatttatgaaattatGTTAAACGATTGTGTAG
This Manihot esculenta cultivar AM560-2 chromosome 6, M.esculenta_v8, whole genome shotgun sequence DNA region includes the following protein-coding sequences:
- the LOC110617708 gene encoding lysine-rich arabinogalactan protein 19 translates to MDSMFLVSILACICFPLVISNAQAPTASLVALPTAPPATTITPPPTTTMPLPTTTPTVPVKSPVSAARPPAAITPIASPTPKVAPAISPTFLPHIPPPEPPQIPPIVAPAHPPVLPPPPAMLPPALPPPHVSPAPARAPPAPAPAKEVPVPSPAMPPPRPTPTPTPQPAPAPTPIPAPAPAPTPTPTPAPAPTPTPTPAPAPTPTPTPAPAPTPTPAPAPAPTPTPAPAPAPPPLAPTPELVPPHAPPPPKHHKKKRRHKHKKHHHSPAPSPIPPSPPAPPAPPTPVTDSEDTAPAPSPITNGGNAMYPLGGRPGMWARTIAICFLLLVTGYNF